One region of Oxalobacteraceae bacterium OTU3CAMAD1 genomic DNA includes:
- a CDS encoding efflux transporter outer membrane subunit, which yields MSTHATTILRQTPRHLVIALAVLAALATAGCAVGPAYKLPETPSPAAFKETATDAEKAAAGWTVAAPSDMLERGPWWQLFGDPLLNQLADSIEVSNQNVALAAANYAQARALVGEQRAALFPAVDLNGSANRSGGGNTQTASQYRANIGASWEPDIWGRLRAGTNSAQASLQASAADLAAARLSAQGELATNYFLLRQADAEKALLDATTEGYERVLQITQNRFDAGVTTRSDLLQAQTQLANARIDQVSLVQQRATLEHAIAVLLGKAASDFALAPAPWNVTVPDVPAGVPSTLLQRRPDIASAERSVAAANEQIGIARAAYFPSLNLTGSYGFGSNAASGLFNASNSLWSLGLSAAQTLFDAGATRARVAGAEASRDAAIARYRQTVLTAFADVENQLSATRALAQQQDLRRIASEAADQVEAQMLNRYRAGQVGYTDVVTAQTTALNARRALVQSQADRQTTAIALIQSLGGGWHAASD from the coding sequence ATGAGCACACACGCAACAACCATCCTTCGCCAGACGCCGCGCCATCTTGTGATCGCGCTTGCCGTGCTGGCGGCGCTGGCCACCGCCGGTTGCGCCGTCGGCCCGGCCTACAAGCTGCCGGAGACGCCGTCGCCGGCGGCCTTCAAGGAAACCGCCACCGATGCCGAGAAGGCCGCCGCCGGATGGACCGTCGCCGCGCCGTCCGACATGCTCGAACGCGGGCCGTGGTGGCAGCTGTTCGGCGACCCGCTGTTGAACCAGCTTGCCGACAGCATCGAGGTCTCGAACCAGAACGTGGCCCTGGCCGCCGCCAACTACGCGCAGGCGAGGGCGCTGGTCGGCGAGCAGCGCGCCGCGCTGTTCCCTGCGGTCGATTTGAACGGCAGCGCCAACCGCTCCGGTGGCGGCAACACGCAGACCGCCAGCCAGTACCGCGCCAACATCGGCGCCAGCTGGGAGCCGGATATCTGGGGCAGGCTGCGCGCCGGCACCAACAGCGCCCAGGCCAGCCTGCAGGCCAGCGCCGCCGACCTGGCGGCCGCCCGCCTGTCCGCGCAGGGCGAACTGGCCACCAACTACTTCCTGCTGCGCCAGGCCGACGCCGAAAAGGCGCTGCTCGACGCCACCACCGAAGGCTACGAGCGCGTGCTGCAGATCACGCAGAACCGCTTCGACGCCGGCGTCACCACCAGGTCGGACCTGCTGCAGGCGCAAACCCAGTTGGCCAACGCCCGCATCGACCAGGTCTCGCTGGTGCAGCAGCGCGCCACGCTGGAACACGCGATCGCGGTCCTGCTGGGCAAGGCCGCCAGCGACTTCGCGCTGGCGCCGGCGCCGTGGAACGTGACGGTGCCGGATGTGCCGGCCGGCGTGCCTTCGACCTTGCTGCAACGCCGTCCTGACATCGCCTCGGCCGAACGCTCGGTGGCCGCCGCCAACGAGCAAATTGGCATTGCGCGCGCCGCCTATTTCCCGAGCCTGAACCTGACCGGTTCCTACGGCTTCGGTTCGAACGCGGCCTCTGGCCTGTTCAACGCCTCCAACAGCCTGTGGTCGCTGGGACTGTCGGCGGCGCAGACGCTGTTCGACGCCGGCGCCACCAGGGCCCGCGTGGCTGGCGCCGAGGCCTCGCGCGACGCCGCCATCGCCCGCTACCGCCAGACGGTGCTGACCGCGTTCGCCGACGTCGAGAACCAGCTGTCGGCCACCAGGGCGCTGGCGCAGCAGCAGGACCTGCGCAGGATCGCCTCCGAGGCGGCCGACCAGGTCGAGGCGCAGATGCTGAACCGCTACCGCGCCGGCCAGGTTGGCTACACCGATGTAGTGACCGCCCAGACCACGGCGCTGAACGCGCGCCGCGCGCTGGTGCAATCGCAGGCCGACCGCCAGACCACGGCGATCGCGTTGATCCAGTCGCTGGGCGGCGGCTGGCATGCCGCAAGCGACTAG
- a CDS encoding PAS domain-containing protein, which produces MTKRPLSNTIAPPAAADGAPARSSAAPIPVPVVGIGASAGGFDPICEFLVAVPSSSGLAYVVVQHLDPVHKGMLPELLQRVTPMKVTEVTDGMPVEADHVYVIPPDRDLGFEGGRFAVLPPVGQRGFRLPIDSFFRALAEHGRERAIGIVLSGMGVDGTHGLAAIRDNGGLTMAQPPGAARFDPMPLSAIDAEVIDIVAPPSEMPAHIAEWRGGHEGGLPAQALAQREALQQLFQLLLKQTGANFSDYKLSTVMRRIERRMKLRQCAALSDYVGYMAANPAEIELLFKELLIGVTNFFRDPKVWEYLMASALPQLLAEHPDGAAFKAWVPACSTGQEAYSLAIAFNEVLEQLRPTARYTLQIFATDLDEDAIDRARQGVFNAAIEADVSSELLQRYFMPAEKGGYRIRKDVRNTIIFARQNIISDPPFTKLDILCCRNLLIYFTAKLQEQLIPLFHYALKTGGLLMLGSADTPGHFNELFAPMTGAGRIYRRLDASIHRVANYFPTRVSSVSIPSVSEPINPSMNGNLQTQVEQLLLKKHAPAAVLLNVHGDILYIHGRTGAYLEPAAGKANWNIHAMARDSLRHELADLLKRASQTDGMIAVRGLIQRDAAGKPSQALDLTAEAMPESGPLSGTLMLTFATLPLPPERRRSRSANPQVLELEQQLAQARLEIQAVRDEMQASREELKSANEELQSTNEELQSTNEELTTSKEEMQSLNEELYTVNAELQSKVDDLSLVNGDMKNLLNSTDVATIFLDSRLRIRRFTDQTTQIYKLIPSDAQRPLGDIVNDLLYPELEADAQEVLRTLVFCEKQIPTRSGGWYTVRIMPYRTVENVIDGVVVTFINITESKLLEAQLRSMQKEGPGPA; this is translated from the coding sequence ATGACGAAACGCCCGCTTTCCAACACTATTGCCCCACCTGCCGCCGCCGACGGCGCGCCGGCGCGTTCGTCCGCCGCGCCGATACCGGTGCCGGTGGTGGGCATCGGCGCCTCGGCCGGCGGCTTCGATCCGATTTGCGAATTCCTCGTGGCGGTGCCTTCCTCCAGCGGCCTGGCCTATGTCGTCGTGCAGCACCTCGACCCGGTCCACAAAGGCATGCTGCCGGAATTGCTGCAGCGGGTGACGCCGATGAAGGTGACGGAGGTGACCGACGGTATGCCGGTCGAAGCGGACCATGTCTACGTGATTCCGCCCGACCGCGACCTCGGTTTCGAAGGCGGCCGGTTCGCGGTGCTGCCGCCGGTGGGGCAACGCGGCTTTCGCTTGCCAATCGATAGCTTCTTCCGCGCGCTGGCCGAGCATGGCCGCGAGCGCGCGATCGGCATCGTACTTTCCGGTATGGGCGTGGACGGCACCCATGGCCTGGCGGCGATCCGCGACAACGGCGGCCTGACCATGGCGCAGCCGCCGGGGGCGGCGCGCTTCGATCCGATGCCGCTCAGCGCCATCGACGCCGAGGTGATCGACATCGTCGCGCCGCCGTCCGAGATGCCGGCGCATATCGCCGAGTGGCGCGGCGGCCATGAAGGCGGCTTGCCGGCGCAGGCGCTGGCGCAGCGCGAGGCGCTGCAGCAGTTGTTCCAGTTGCTGCTCAAGCAGACCGGCGCCAATTTCTCCGACTATAAACTGAGCACCGTCATGCGCCGCATCGAGCGTCGCATGAAGCTGCGCCAGTGCGCCGCGTTAAGCGACTACGTCGGCTACATGGCCGCCAACCCGGCCGAGATCGAGCTGCTGTTCAAGGAACTGCTGATCGGCGTGACCAATTTCTTCCGCGATCCCAAGGTGTGGGAATACCTGATGGCGAGCGCATTGCCGCAACTGCTGGCGGAGCATCCCGACGGTGCCGCCTTCAAGGCCTGGGTGCCCGCCTGTTCGACCGGGCAGGAGGCCTATTCGCTGGCGATTGCCTTCAACGAGGTGCTCGAGCAGTTGCGGCCCACGGCACGCTACACGCTGCAGATCTTCGCCACCGACCTTGACGAAGACGCCATCGACCGCGCGCGCCAGGGCGTCTTCAACGCCGCCATCGAGGCCGACGTCTCGAGTGAACTGCTACAACGCTATTTCATGCCGGCCGAGAAGGGCGGCTATCGTATCCGCAAGGACGTGCGCAACACGATCATCTTCGCGCGCCAGAACATCATTTCCGATCCGCCGTTCACCAAGCTCGATATCCTGTGCTGCCGCAACCTGCTGATTTACTTTACCGCCAAGCTGCAGGAGCAACTGATCCCGCTGTTCCACTACGCGCTCAAGACCGGCGGCCTGCTGATGCTGGGCAGCGCCGACACGCCCGGCCATTTCAATGAACTGTTCGCGCCGATGACCGGCGCCGGCCGCATTTACCGGCGGCTGGACGCGTCCATCCACCGCGTGGCCAATTACTTCCCCACGCGCGTTAGCAGCGTGTCGATTCCTTCCGTCAGCGAGCCCATCAATCCATCCATGAACGGTAATCTCCAAACCCAGGTCGAGCAGCTGCTGCTTAAAAAGCACGCGCCGGCCGCCGTGCTACTCAACGTCCATGGCGACATCCTGTACATCCATGGCCGCACCGGCGCCTACCTGGAACCGGCCGCCGGCAAGGCCAACTGGAACATCCACGCGATGGCGCGCGACAGCCTGCGCCACGAGCTGGCCGACCTGCTCAAGCGCGCCTCGCAGACCGACGGCATGATCGCCGTGCGCGGCCTGATACAGCGCGACGCGGCGGGCAAACCGTCGCAGGCGCTGGACCTGACCGCCGAAGCGATGCCGGAATCGGGACCGTTGTCGGGTACCTTGATGCTGACCTTCGCCACCTTGCCGCTGCCGCCGGAGCGGCGCCGTTCGCGCTCGGCCAACCCGCAGGTGCTGGAGCTGGAGCAGCAGCTGGCGCAGGCGCGCCTGGAGATCCAGGCGGTGCGCGACGAGATGCAGGCCTCGCGCGAGGAGTTGAAGTCGGCCAACGAGGAGCTGCAGTCGACCAATGAGGAACTGCAATCGACCAACGAGGAGCTGACCACCTCCAAGGAGGAGATGCAGTCGCTGAACGAGGAGCTGTACACCGTCAACGCCGAGCTGCAATCGAAGGTGGACGATCTGTCGCTGGTCAACGGCGACATGAAAAATCTGCTCAACAGCACCGACGTGGCGACCATTTTCCTCGACTCCAGGCTGCGCATCCGCCGCTTCACCGACCAGACCACGCAGATCTACAAGCTGATACCGAGCGACGCGCAACGGCCTTTGGGCGACATCGTCAACGATTTGCTGTATCCGGAGCTGGAGGCCGACGCGCAGGAGGTGCTGCGCACGCTGGTGTTCTGCGAAAAGCAGATCCCCACGCGCAGCGGCGGCTGGTACACGGTGCGCATCATGCCTTACCGGACCGTGGAGAACGTGATTGATGGCGTGGTGGTCACGTTCATCAACATCACCGAATCGAAACTGCTGGAGGCGCAGCTGCGGTCCATGCAAAAAGAAGGTCCGGGACCGGCATGA
- a CDS encoding PAS domain S-box protein codes for MNKRQRPELDPDRLRYVAEQAVAALAKTGRPPPADADSETLKRWHELQVSQIELDMQNVALAEVQTERDLAEAAREHYAALYDQAPAGYLSLDPEGRITRANHAAGDLLGCRREELRGRSFEQFVAPQAQAGLRRFLAELLVSGQRAVLEVPLFAALRGGAQRQVHIEANLDAAARKCRMILTDIGSADAREAARRRAFQVIDGMGEGVMVCDFEKRIVSVNPAFTTLTGYPVEEALGRDPRFLGRPGAHPVGFHAEAMRCLCSYGRWQGEVFNRRRDGVPYVAAMSLTVIRDEDGGITHFIGVFSDITARQRADADLLKLSRQLDARVAARTAELTEANRLLMLEVAERKRTEAALHESRDQLRKLAEHLETVKEDERKRIARDIHDELGQNLLALRIDISMLSARTGERHARLHQRVNGVLDNIDTTIRSVRGIMNELRPAVLDLGLQAAMEWQAAEFRKRSGMTCALALPGEATFATITSEMAIVLFRGMQEALSNVRRHAHASHVDIVLAVRGGRLVFRVADNGIGIAPHQRGKSESFGLIGMAQRVAALGGSFEVGQYVPGGGCTLTLGFDLPDENGAD; via the coding sequence ATGAACAAGCGGCAGCGCCCCGAACTCGATCCCGACCGGCTACGCTATGTGGCCGAGCAGGCGGTCGCTGCGCTGGCCAAGACCGGCCGCCCGCCGCCCGCCGACGCCGACAGCGAGACGCTGAAGCGCTGGCACGAACTGCAGGTGAGCCAGATCGAGCTCGATATGCAGAATGTGGCGTTGGCCGAGGTGCAGACCGAGCGCGATCTGGCCGAGGCGGCGCGCGAGCACTACGCGGCGTTGTACGACCAGGCGCCGGCCGGTTATCTGTCGCTCGATCCCGAGGGCCGCATCACGCGCGCCAACCACGCCGCCGGCGATTTGCTGGGCTGCCGCCGCGAAGAACTGCGAGGCCGGTCGTTCGAGCAGTTCGTGGCGCCGCAGGCGCAGGCCGGCCTGCGCCGGTTCCTGGCCGAGCTGCTGGTGAGCGGGCAGCGCGCGGTGCTGGAGGTGCCGCTGTTCGCCGCGTTGCGCGGCGGCGCGCAGCGCCAGGTGCACATCGAGGCCAATCTCGATGCCGCCGCCCGCAAGTGCCGCATGATCCTCACCGACATCGGCAGCGCCGACGCGCGCGAGGCCGCGCGGCGGCGCGCCTTCCAGGTGATCGACGGCATGGGCGAGGGCGTGATGGTGTGCGACTTCGAAAAGCGCATCGTCTCCGTCAATCCCGCCTTCACCACCTTGACCGGCTATCCGGTGGAGGAGGCACTGGGCCGCGATCCGCGCTTTCTCGGTCGCCCCGGTGCCCATCCGGTGGGCTTCCACGCCGAGGCGATGCGCTGCCTGTGCAGCTACGGCAGATGGCAGGGCGAGGTGTTCAACCGCCGGCGCGACGGCGTGCCCTACGTCGCGGCGATGTCGCTGACGGTGATCCGCGACGAGGACGGTGGAATCACCCATTTCATCGGCGTGTTCTCCGACATCACGGCGCGCCAGCGGGCCGACGCCGACCTGCTGAAACTGTCGCGCCAGCTCGATGCGCGGGTGGCGGCGCGCACCGCCGAGCTGACCGAGGCGAACCGCCTGCTGATGCTGGAGGTGGCCGAGCGCAAACGCACCGAGGCCGCGCTGCACGAATCGCGCGACCAGCTGCGCAAACTGGCCGAGCACCTGGAGACGGTCAAGGAGGATGAGCGCAAGCGCATCGCCCGCGACATCCATGACGAACTGGGACAAAACCTGCTGGCGCTGCGCATCGACATCTCGATGCTCAGCGCCCGCACCGGCGAGCGGCACGCGCGCCTGCACCAGCGCGTCAACGGGGTGCTGGACAATATCGACACGACCATCCGCAGCGTGCGCGGCATCATGAACGAACTGCGCCCGGCGGTGCTGGACCTGGGCCTGCAGGCGGCGATGGAATGGCAGGCCGCCGAATTCCGCAAACGCAGCGGCATGACGTGCGCCCTGGCCCTGCCCGGGGAGGCGACCTTCGCGACGATCACGTCGGAGATGGCGATCGTGCTGTTCCGCGGCATGCAGGAGGCGCTGAGCAATGTGCGCCGCCACGCGCACGCCAGCCATGTCGACATCGTGCTGGCGGTGCGCGGCGGGCGCCTGGTCTTCCGCGTGGCCGACAACGGCATCGGCATCGCGCCCCACCAGCGCGGCAAGAGCGAGTCCTTCGGCTTGATCGGCATGGCGCAGCGCGTGGCGGCGCTGGGCGGCAGTTTCGAGGTCGGCCAATATGTGCCGGGCGGCGGCTGCACCTTGACTCTGGGCTTCGACCTGCCGGACGAAAACGGCGCCGACTAG
- a CDS encoding S46 family peptidase, giving the protein MLKYLVLPAAILGAAAAHADEGQWQPYQLPQLKSELQRIGITIPAEKLADLSKHPMSAIVALPGCSASFVSDAGLVVTNHHCAYGAIQRNATPEHNYIVDGFLAKTRAQELPGGPNALVYVTDKVENVTARVLKDVTSSMSGKQRHDAVEKAVKALIAECETDKSYRCSVPAFHRGLEYYRIRQMMIRDVRLVYAPPDMIGNYGGDVDNYEWPRHTGDFAFLRAYVGKDGRPADPSPDNVPYRSKDFLVLSAEGLKSGDPVLLAGYPGRTSRYKLPSEIRAARDVGYPARVTEIQADLDVIAAATKGSPAAEVRYASVAKSLNNVMKKSQGLMDGFARKDIAAVKDVQDAEFRAWYAAQKDVSKTLLSELDAVIAADIALSDEEFGYGVATTGDLLKSANTLHRLALESAKPDAERETGFQQRDATFIKARLNRLEQSYVAGVDQARFVASLRRYAKLPKSMHVAGLDPLLPAPEAVPAMYAKTRLGDTATRLAWIGKDAAAVKASDDAFMQLAAKLDATAQSLKERRKELDGNLERVIPRYMEAVIAWKKSQGKPVYPDANGTLRVTYGTVAPYSPRDGISKGPFTTVEGIVEKHTGKDPFNAPQKQLDAIKAKRYGRFKDAILGTVPVDFLSSADTTGGNSGSAVMNRRGELIGLNFDSTYESITKDWYFDPAITRAIHLDIRYMLWVMSEVDHADNVLEEMTIKYPAKK; this is encoded by the coding sequence TTGTTAAAATATCTAGTGCTGCCGGCCGCTATCCTCGGCGCGGCGGCGGCTCACGCCGACGAAGGGCAGTGGCAGCCATACCAATTGCCGCAGCTGAAATCCGAACTACAACGCATCGGCATCACCATCCCGGCCGAAAAGCTGGCCGACCTGTCCAAGCATCCGATGAGCGCCATTGTCGCGCTGCCCGGCTGCTCGGCGTCGTTCGTGTCCGACGCCGGCCTGGTGGTCACCAACCACCACTGCGCCTATGGCGCCATCCAGCGCAACGCGACGCCGGAGCACAACTACATCGTCGACGGCTTCCTGGCCAAGACCCGCGCGCAGGAGCTGCCGGGCGGCCCGAATGCGCTGGTGTATGTGACCGACAAGGTGGAAAACGTCACCGCCCGCGTGCTTAAGGACGTGACGTCGTCGATGAGCGGCAAGCAGCGCCACGACGCGGTGGAAAAAGCCGTCAAGGCGCTGATCGCCGAATGCGAAACCGACAAGAGCTACCGCTGCTCGGTGCCGGCCTTCCATCGGGGGCTGGAATACTACCGCATCCGCCAGATGATGATACGCGACGTGCGCCTGGTCTACGCGCCGCCGGACATGATCGGCAATTACGGCGGCGACGTCGATAACTACGAATGGCCGCGCCATACCGGCGACTTCGCCTTCCTGCGCGCCTACGTGGGCAAGGACGGCCGTCCGGCCGATCCGTCGCCGGACAACGTGCCGTATCGATCGAAGGACTTCCTGGTGCTGTCGGCCGAGGGGCTGAAGAGCGGCGATCCGGTGCTGCTGGCCGGTTATCCGGGCCGCACCAGCCGTTACAAGCTGCCGTCGGAAATCCGCGCCGCGCGCGACGTCGGCTATCCGGCCCGCGTGACCGAAATCCAGGCCGATCTGGACGTCATCGCCGCCGCCACCAAGGGCAGCCCGGCGGCGGAAGTGCGCTACGCCAGCGTCGCCAAGAGCCTGAACAACGTGATGAAGAAATCGCAGGGCCTGATGGACGGCTTCGCGCGCAAGGACATCGCCGCCGTCAAGGACGTGCAGGACGCGGAGTTCCGCGCCTGGTACGCCGCGCAGAAGGATGTATCGAAAACGCTGCTGTCCGAACTGGACGCGGTGATCGCCGCCGATATCGCGTTAAGCGACGAGGAATTCGGCTACGGCGTCGCCACCACCGGCGATCTGCTGAAAAGCGCCAATACGCTGCATCGCCTGGCGCTCGAAAGCGCGAAGCCGGACGCCGAGCGCGAAACCGGTTTCCAGCAGCGCGACGCCACCTTCATCAAGGCGCGTTTGAACCGCCTGGAGCAGTCGTATGTGGCCGGGGTGGACCAGGCGCGTTTCGTGGCGTCGCTGCGGCGCTACGCCAAGCTGCCCAAGTCCATGCACGTGGCGGGGCTTGATCCGCTGCTGCCAGCGCCCGAGGCGGTGCCGGCGATGTATGCGAAGACGCGGCTGGGCGACACCGCCACGCGGCTGGCGTGGATCGGCAAGGACGCCGCCGCCGTCAAGGCGTCGGATGACGCTTTCATGCAACTGGCGGCGAAGCTGGACGCCACGGCGCAGTCGCTCAAGGAGCGCCGCAAGGAACTGGACGGCAATCTGGAGCGCGTGATCCCGCGCTACATGGAGGCTGTCATCGCGTGGAAGAAATCGCAGGGCAAGCCGGTGTACCCGGACGCCAATGGCACCTTGCGCGTGACCTACGGCACCGTGGCGCCGTATTCGCCGCGCGACGGCATCAGCAAAGGCCCGTTCACCACCGTCGAGGGCATCGTTGAAAAGCATACCGGCAAGGACCCGTTCAACGCGCCGCAAAAGCAGCTCGACGCCATCAAGGCCAAGCGCTATGGGCGGTTCAAGGACGCCATCCTCGGCACCGTGCCGGTCGACTTCCTGAGCAGCGCCGATACCACCGGCGGCAACTCCGGCTCGGCGGTGATGAACCGCAGAGGCGAGTTGATCGGCCTGAACTTCGATTCGACCTACGAGTCGATCACGAAGGACTGGTACTTCGATCCCGCCATCACCCGCGCTATCCATCTGGACATCCGGTATATGCTGTGGGTGATGAGCGAGGTCGATCATGCCGACAATGTGCTCGAAGAGATGACCATTAAATATCCGGCGAAAAAATAA
- the pnuC gene encoding nicotinamide riboside transporter PnuC translates to MPLHLAVFATTPLELVSFILAVSTVWLNIRQSHWAWLFAIISSATYGLVFYGSRLYGDMGLQLVFITVSFYGWYQWLHGDDRHERLAVTALDARGRWIAVAAWLAGFVLLAWFLKTYTDTDVPRSDGFLTAGSLVGQLLLSRKKIENWHVWIVVDVLYVGLYLHKHLMLTAILYAVFVGMAVVGLRTWQQSAGMGTGGGGGEGDETGGRRLVLE, encoded by the coding sequence ATGCCGCTGCATCTGGCGGTATTCGCCACGACCCCGTTGGAACTGGTGTCGTTCATTCTGGCGGTGTCCACGGTGTGGCTCAACATCCGCCAGAGCCATTGGGCATGGCTGTTCGCCATCATCTCGTCGGCCACCTACGGCCTGGTTTTCTATGGTTCGCGGCTATACGGCGACATGGGGCTGCAACTGGTGTTCATCACCGTTTCGTTCTATGGCTGGTACCAGTGGCTGCACGGGGACGATCGCCACGAACGGCTGGCGGTCACCGCGCTCGACGCGCGCGGCCGCTGGATCGCGGTGGCGGCGTGGCTGGCCGGCTTTGTGCTGCTGGCGTGGTTCCTCAAGACCTATACCGATACCGACGTGCCGCGCTCCGATGGTTTCCTGACCGCCGGCAGCTTGGTCGGACAGTTGCTGCTGTCGCGTAAAAAGATCGAGAACTGGCATGTCTGGATCGTTGTCGATGTGCTGTATGTCGGGCTTTATTTGCACAAGCATTTGATGCTGACGGCGATTTTGTACGCGGTCTTCGTCGGCATGGCGGTGGTCGGCCTGCGCACTTGGCAGCAGTCGGCCGGCATGGGGACGGGCGGCGGCGGGGGCGAAGGCGATGAAACCGGCGGCCGCAGGCTGGTGCTGGAATGA
- a CDS encoding ATP-binding protein — translation MTSAALPLRVAILGPASSGKTTLAAALAERYRTVWVPEYLREFVDVEGRVPVALDQFNIASTQRRREDAAAQGAGAYLFCDTAPLMTAIYSRHYFGGIDDRLARLADGHQRDYALTLVTAPDIPWVADGLQRECEEVSVVINRLLMEELRTRRIPYVLVSGDPEQRLAQVERLLAKAT, via the coding sequence ATGACATCGGCCGCGTTGCCGCTTAGGGTGGCGATATTGGGGCCGGCTTCCTCCGGCAAGACAACGCTGGCCGCCGCGCTGGCGGAGCGCTATCGGACAGTGTGGGTGCCGGAGTATTTGCGTGAATTCGTCGATGTGGAGGGGCGGGTGCCGGTGGCGTTGGACCAGTTCAATATCGCCAGTACGCAGCGCCGGCGTGAGGACGCGGCGGCGCAGGGCGCCGGCGCCTATTTGTTCTGCGACACGGCGCCGTTGATGACGGCGATCTACAGCCGTCATTATTTCGGTGGTATTGATGATCGGTTGGCGCGGCTGGCCGACGGACATCAGCGCGACTATGCGCTGACCTTGGTGACCGCGCCGGATATTCCTTGGGTCGCCGATGGCTTGCAGCGCGAGTGCGAAGAAGTCAGCGTTGTCATCAACCGTCTGTTGATGGAGGAGTTGAGGACGCGCCGGATACCGTATGTGCTGGTATCGGGCGATCCGGAGCAGCGGTTGGCGCAGGTGGAGCGGTTGTTAGCCAAGGCCACGTGA